In Daphnia pulex isolate KAP4 chromosome 7, ASM2113471v1, one genomic interval encodes:
- the LOC124198303 gene encoding uncharacterized protein LOC124198303, with translation MEKSISNCPQCREPYSSSLPKTSHYMRCGLPLTLHCGHGVCYHCIVSKRSHPKRGTASSTKGPDSTTISCAVCKCVSVIPHEAVQNVLAVINCYQLGLIQLNELGIDMAAENIGFRDGSRGLFVPSSPELVLERPQLLNPTGKCPIHNTSIDFWCYNDEVLLCGGCRISCHLGHDVVRLLDRNKEELESFYGAAEEAVELVSNMKKTCSYIKGQSERVKLEYDLLIKQLRGHFAELHTLLASREQQMQHELFQRFQERTGSLNNAERHIREGQLDLSKRLQKATKAVSSDIPPSRSAIARWTQSIRQFNSYKNLVDETRDNVNSVTLSAVFEPDEEYIHHLRHDSVATVSSEYEGSSYWNRLLSQFDDCKQEKDRQSLDHLSSTSPCEPTEKKRARKHMNSSPLAINHYESGMQLTGRVVHDEDKCFYIQVHSQNGDGGREELKKLQTLIQTCEKNPAPRLSELKLGQLVAGRFHGKWYRALIEEINFNCDDLAIFFVDYGNRKFATVQTIRLLGNGMSDLPAQAVRCCQTDSQTSVSHSEPKFVNVRVDRVDPGGVGRSDGQEYTLWVTVCPSPVDENIINTITPPKEPVDPFTAYTPMSIHKAVRTLPTPPPPEAIVAKRKRFPAKDWVPRTPRAGPSDIPYVSDYHHPAPVPSIHSSAKSAFRASPVPSQSPVYVPPPPALYEGQENRFRTKVVVSHLNSTGEFYIQIDKAQETYVNLTRQLDVHFANSSLLLEQLNQTDMKTIGLICAANVDGHWNRCRIVDIVDDKTVTLYLTDVGKKIQVDCTQLYRLSHPRWMETPALALECRLWGVRPAGHMTKWSGSATDKMRKKIKECSALFVQVYFVQEELDDTGLFQSVHYVRLYHEYIKPGGPLEFDQTLTGCINDELLDRGLALRDPMLVTLQPSPKRWLPSVTLPPELERALPIWMDDDGRLYFHRPTGPTNHVSVINKLINWHYEKSTPTPADLAHWVKDEPCIVLYTDQKWYRAIVLTADDEATSAFVLFVDYGNPEKVSYENMRKSLLCYEYPIQASRCRLSRYPGPETKPTEDELEMLHHILIDKEITVRVLEPATSGSDPVVDIWFPDEGAKDLKDIFQQLRPEYRYSGTRSKASGSPVDSSPRPGTPAPTLPLSTVDLDDSIFDANSSDFSDDVYPIFNFDVFHESREMDVYRPLFIPRRVSLPIRIISFDYEQCQGVFSPERISFGDSPHQWQEQVEGYARLSSELQRAAPLFPDLDVVESGSPCTCRYPEDGRWQRGKVLGYDDDNLEYLRIELVDMGMTVKLRKYKIKQLATEYLGLPRHSAKAKMSYPAVPSWHAPDLSFIRSRHKKGKHSFVSFFKEINEPLEMKLLFKDCQGKLIPAIE, from the exons ATGGAAAAGTCAATTAGTAATTGCCCACAGTGTAGAGAACCCTATTCCAGTAGCT tacCCAAAACAAGTCATTACATGAGATGTGGTTTGCCATTGACTTTACATTGTGGTCATGGTGTTTGCTATCACTGTATAGTTTCCAAAAGATCTCACCCAAAACGTGGCACTGCATCGTCTACTAAAGGCCCAGACTCCACCACCATCAGTTGTGCCGTCTGTAAATGTGTGTCTGTTATTCCACACGAAGCTGTTCAAAATGTGCTGGCAGTCATCAACTGCTATCAGTTGGGCCTGATCCAGCTGAATGAGCTGGGGATTGATATGGCAGCGGAAAACATTGGCTTTAGAG ATGGATCTAGAGGATTGTTCGTCCCCAGTAGCCCAGAACTGGTTTTGGAAAGACCCCAGCTACTTAATCCCACAGGAAAATGCCCCATTCACAACACCTCAATAGACTTCTGGTGCTACAACGATGAAGTTCTGTTGTGTGGGGGTTGCAGGATATCTTGCCATCTTGGCCATGATGTTGTCAGGTTGTTGGACAGGAACAAAGAGGAGCTAGAAAGTTTCTATGGAGCGGCTGAAGAAGCGGTGGAATTGGTCAGCAATATGAAGAAAACGTGCAGTTACATCAAAGGACAGTCTGAGCGCGTGAAATTAGAGTACGACCTACTCATCAAACAG TTGCGAGGCCATTTTGCCGAATTGCACACCCTTTTGGCTTCCAGGGAACAGCAGATGCAGCACGAGTTGTTCCAAAGATTCCAGGAACGAACTGGCTCCCTCAACAACGCCGAACGTCACATCCGGGAAGGCCAACTGGACTTGAGTAAGCGATTGCAGAAGGCCACCAAGGCAGTGAGCAGCGACATTCCGCCCAGTAGGTCAGCCATCGCCCGTTGGACACAATCGATCCGCCAGTTCAATTCCTACAAGAATCTCGTCGACGAGACGCGGGATAATGTGAACTCGGTGACTCTGTCGGCTGTATTTGAACCGGATGAGGAGTACATCCATCACCTTCGCCACGATTCGGTGGCCACTGTCAGTTCAGAGTACGAAGGCTCATCCTATTGGAATCGCCTGCTCAGTCAGTTTGACGATTGCAAGCAGGAAAAGGATCGCCAATCGCTGGATCATTTGAGTTCGACTTCTCCTTGCGAAccgaccgagaagaagagggcCCGGAAGCACATGAATTCGTCACCTCTGGCCATCAATCATTACGAGAGCGGCATGCAGCTGACTGGACGTGTCGTCCACGACGAAGACAAATGTTTCTACATTCAAGTTCATAGCCAAAACGGCGATGGAGGCCGCGAGGAGCTGAAAAAGCTTCAAACTCTTATTCAAACCTGCGAGAAGAATCCCGCGCCTCGGTTGAGCGAACTG aAACTGGGTCAGCTGGTGGCCGGCCGTTTCCACGGAAAATGGTACCGCGCCTTGATCGAGGAGATCAACTTTAATTGTGACGATCTGGCCATCTTTTTTGTCGACTATGGCAACCGAAAATTCGCGACGGTTCAAACGATTCGGCTGCTGGGCAACGGGATGTCCGATTTACCGGCTCAAGCCGTCCGCTGCTGTCAGACGGATTCACAGACGTCCGTTTCTCACAGCGAACCGAAATTCGTCAACGTACGTGTTGATCGTGTTGATCCGGGCGGGGTTGGCCGATCGGACGGCCAAGAGTACACCCTCTGGGTCACAGT gtgTCCGTCGCCGGTCGACGAGAACATTATCAACACCATCACTCCGCCCAAGGAGCCAGTGGATCCTTTTACTGCGTATACGCCGATGAGTATCCACAAAGCGGTGCGCACACTTCCAACCCCTCCTCCGCCGGAAGCGATTGTGGCCAAGAGGAAGCGCTTCCCAGCCAAAGATTGGGTTCCCAGGACTCCACGTGCAGGACCCTCAGATATCCCCTATGTCTCTGATTATCATCACCCTGCTCCTGTTCCATCCATTCACTCCTCTGCGAAATCGGCATTCAGAGCCTCGCCAGTGCCGTCACAGTCGCCCGTCTACGTCCCGCCACCACCGGCCCTTTATGAAGGACAGGAGAACCGCTTCCGGACAAAAGTAGTCGTCAGTCACTTAAATTCGACCGGAGAATTTTATATCCAGATTGACAAGGCTCAAGAGACGTACGTCAACTTGACTCGGCAGCTGGACGTTCATTTCGCCAACTCGTCGCTTTTGCTGGAGCAGTTGAATCAGACGGACATGAAGACTATCGGTTTGATCTGCGCCGCCAACGTCGACGGCCATTGGAATCGCTGCCGGATCGTGGACATTGTTGACGACAAGACGGTGACACTTTACCTGACGGATGTTGGCAAAAAGATCCAAGTCGACTGCACGCAACTCTACCGGCTGAGTCATCCCC GATGGATGGAAACGCCGGCACTGGCTTTGGAATGTCGTTTGTGGGGCGTCCGCCCAGCTGGCCATATGACCAAATGGTCGGGTTCTGCCACCGacaagatgagaaaaaaaatcaaggagTGCAGCGCTCTCTTCGTCCAAGTTTATTTCGTCCAGGAGGAATTAGACGACACTGGACTTTTCCAGTCTGTTCATTACGTCCGGCTCTACCATGAATACATCAAACCAGGCGGCCCACTGGAATTTGACCAAACGCTGACGGGTTGCATTAACGACGAGTTGCTGGACCGGGGACTGGCCCTGAGGGATCCTATGCTGGTGACGCTGCAGCCTTCGCCCAAACGTTGGCTGCCCAGCGTGACTCTCCCTCCGGAATTGGAAAGAGCTTTGCCCATTTGGATGGATGACGACGGTCGGCTTTACTTCCATCGTCCGACGGGACCTACCAATCACGTGAGCGTCATCAACAAACTCATCAACTGGCACTACGAAAAGTCGACGCCGACACCGGCCGATTTGGCCCATTGGGTCAAGGATGAGCCCTGCATCGTTTT GTACACGGATCAGAAATGGTACCGGGCCATCGTCTTGACGGCCGACGACGAGGCCACATCGGCCTTTGTTCTGTTTGTCGACTACGGCAACCCTGAGAAGGTGTCGTACGAGAACATGAGGAAATCCCTGCTCTGCTACGAGTATCCAATCCAGGCCAGCAGGTGCCGTCTGTCGAGATACCCCGGACCAGAAACGAAGCCCACCGAAGACGAATTGGAGATGCTGCACCATATCCTGATCGATAAGGAAATTACGGTGCGGGTTCTCGAACCGGCTACCAGCGGATCCGATCCCGTCGTCGACATTTGGTTTCCCGACGAAGGAGCGAAGGATCTCAAGGATATATTCCAGCAATTGCGCCCGGAATACAGGTACTCTGGCACTCGTTCGAAAGCCTCTGGTTCTCCAGTGGATTCGTCACCCCGCCCAGGTACTCCGGCGCCGACTCTTCCGCTGAGCACCGTCGACCTGGACGACTCGATTTTCGACGCGAATTCGTCCGACTTCTCGGACGACGTGTAcccgatttttaattttgacgtGTTCCACGAGTCAAGAGAGATGGACGTGTACCGGCCTCTGTTCATCCCCCGCCGAGTCTCGCTGCCCATCCGCATCATTTCCTTCGACTATGAACAATGCCAGGGCGTGTTCAGTCCGGAGCGGATAAGTTTCGGCGACAGTCCGCACCAGTGGCAGGAGCAGGTGGAAGGTTACGCACGTCTCAGCTCCGAATTGCAGAGAGCCGCGCCCCTTTTCCCGGACCTGGACGTTGTCGAATCTG GGAGTCCGTGCACTTGTCGCTACCCGGAAGACGGTAGGTGGCAGCGCGGCAAGGTGCTCGGCTACGATGACGATAACCTGGAATACCTGCGAATCGAGTTGGTCGACATGGGAATGACCGTCAAGTTGCGCAAGTACAAGATCAAGCAATTGGCCACCGAATACCTTGgc TTGCCTCGTCATTCGGCCAAGGCCAAGATGAGCTACCCTGCGGTCCCCTCTTGGCATGCGCCAGATCTCAGTTTCATCCGCTCTCGCCATAAGAAAGGCAAACACAGCTTCGTGTCCTTTTTCAAA GAAATTAATGAACCACTTGagatgaaattgttgttcaaAGACTGCCAAGGAAAACTCATTCCGGCCATCGAGTAA
- the LOC124198306 gene encoding vitelline membrane outer layer protein 1 homolog, translating to MARFCSILSVGMLILTVFTCSTISQTVDERLQQFTTSFMQFKRVVETKVTRLETKNTQLEALIAQKDKQYELLAAKVAELELSLQNEQPPLTSNTRTAVIHTEEVITVTNGEKDGRWGRLESCPTGSRAVGYQTQNKFEALFEDVDETGLNMLVIFCDDPLQTKISSPVGFLGDWQPIRECAAGSYMKSFRMRVSPAGQVSDRNTTDNTAINNMRFMCSNGRELRSEGNTGGTWGEYSAECLDGICGMETRFRPDGGLLVDNTALNDVRFTCCTPDDLEIVLTE from the exons ATGGCTCGTTTTTGCTCAATATTAAGCGTAGGTATGTTAATTTTGACTGTATTTACATGTTCCACAATTTCCCAGACTGTGGACGAACGACTGCAACAATTTACCACCAGcttt ATGCAATTCAAGAGAGTTGTAGAAACCAAGGTGACTAGACTAGAGACAAAGAACACTCAGCTGGAAGCTCTGATTGCGCAGAAAGACAAGCAATAT GAATTGCTGGCAGCCAAAGTGGCAGAGTTGGAACTTTCCCTTCAGAACGAGCAACCTCCTCTAACCAGCAACACCAGAACAGCTGTCATCCACACAGAGGAAGTCATCACCGTTACAAACGGTGAAAAAGATGGCCGTTGGGGACGTTTGGAAAGTTGTCCGACCGGTTCTCGGGCCGTGGGTTACCAGACTCAGAATAAATTCGAAGCCCTTTTCGAGGATGTCGACGAGACCGGATTGAACATGCTCGTCATATTCTGCGACGACCCACTCCAAACCAAAATCTCTTCTCCAGTTGGATT TCTCGGCGATTGGCAACCCATCCGTGAATGCGCTGCAGGATCTTACATGAAAAGTTTCCGGATGAGAGTCAGTCCAGCCGGGCAAGTGTCTGACCGCAACACGACCGACAACACGGCCATCAACAACATGCGATTCATGTGCTCCAACGGCCGGGAACTCAGGAGCGAAGGAAACACTGGCGGAACTTGGGGCGAGTACAGCGCCGAGTGTCTGGACGGCATCTGCGGAATGGAGACTCGCTTCCGGCCGGATGGCGGACTCTTGGTGGACAACACGGCCCTTAATGACGTCCGTTTCACTTGCTGTACTCCGGATGACCTCGAGATAGTACTCACCGAATAG
- the LOC124198304 gene encoding tRNA (uracil(54)-C(5))-methyltransferase homolog, which yields MYMKLWKNVRRVASLKRFIHQEATGTIRVDEQLIKNHETSSAINQLQNETSDFDELADAVTPLWRIPYAEQLEIKDKRNFEIMTKLTQRLKPHSPSKGIICQLKETLPSPVTLHYRNKNDFHIRYDSSGRVVVGLCVGKASRQTLRCIKADNLFNTHPTHTDVARVVQEYIQHESKWKVCEHFQRGGNWRSVLVRSNHKFELMVIVTIHPQDLEEEEIHSEMERMKNYLLASPMGKQIVSVYYQASGHTRATAEQCPFNLLHGQSHIYERIGDYEFRISPESFFQINTEAARLLYDTVALQLAPQRMSTVVDLCCGTGTQGLMVARHSRGVIGVELSRSAVEDARFNAAHNQIQNAEFIAGRAEKIFKHIMEQLEVSPDIAVIVNPSRGGVDKRIISLLRNNERVRNLVYISCQADGPAMNNFVDLCIRGRKTLSEPFMLKKATPIDLFPHTNHCELVLSFRR from the exons ATGTACATGAAATTATGGAAAAACGTACGTCGTGTTGCTTCCCTTAAAAGGTTTATTCATCAAGAAGCTACAGGAACAATAAG GGTTGATGAACAGTTGATAAAAAATCACGAGACTAGTTCCGCAATTAATCAACTccaaaatgaaacaagtgATTTTGATGAACTAGCCGATGCAGTCACCCCATTATGGAGG ATACCTTACGCTGAACAGTTGGAAATAAAGGATAAAAGGAATTTCGAAATCATGACCAAATTGACACAGAGGCTGAAACCCCACTCCCCTTCCAAGGGCATAATCTGCCAGCTGAAGGAAACTTTACCTTCG cCAGTCACCTTACACTACAGGAATAAAAACGACTTTCACATCCGTTACGACTCGTCTGGTCGAGTCGTGGTGGGTTTGTGCGTCGGCAAAGCCTCGAGACAAACGTTGCGGTGCATCAAAGCCGATAATCTGTTCAACACACATCCAACACACACGGATGTTGCCCG GGTCGTCCAGGAGTACATTCAGCACGAGTCAAAGTGGAAAGTGTGCGAACACTTCCAGCGTGGTGGAAACTGGAGGAGCGTATTGGTCCGCTCGAATCACAAGTTCGAACTTATGGTCATTGTCACGATTCATCCACAGGATctagaagaggaagaaattcATTCTGAAATGGAACGAATGAAGAATTATTTGCTGGCCAGTCCTATGGGCAAACAAATCGTTTCCGTCTATTACCAAGCCTCTGGACACACTCGTGCCACGGCCGAACAATGTCCTTTCAACCTCCTGCATGGCCAGTCGCACATTTACGAGAGAATCGGCGACTACGAATTCCGCATTTCGCCGGAATCTTTTTTCCAGATCAACACGGAAGCCGCCCGTCTACTCTACGACACTGTAGCCCTGCAACTTGCCCCTCAACGAATGTCCACGGTCGTGGATCTTTGCTGCGGGACGGGCACACAAGGATTGATGGTGGCCCGGCACAGTCGTGGGGTCATTGGCGTTGAACTGTCCCGTTCAGCTGTCGAGGATGCCCGTTTCAACGCAGCCcacaatcaaattcagaatGCGGAATTCATTGCTGGTCGGgcggaaaaaattttcaaacacaTCATGGAGCAATTGGAAGTTTCGCCGGATATCGCCGTCATTGTCAATCCTTCCCGCGGAGGAGtcg ACAAGCGCATCATTAGTCTGTTGAGGAACAACGAACGTGTCCGAAACCTCGTCTACATTTCGTGCCAAGCTGACGGCCCGGCCATGAACAATTTCGTTGATCTTTGCATACGAGGCCGCAAAACGTTGAGCGAACCTTTCATGCTGAAAAAGGCCACACCAATCGACTTGTTTCCCCACACAAATCACTGCGAGTTAGTCCTGTCGTTTCGTCGTTGA